The proteins below come from a single Nostoc sp. KVJ3 genomic window:
- a CDS encoding ABC transporter ATP-binding protein, translated as MIEVEHLSKIYGSTSAITDVTFSVEPGEILGLLGPNGAGKTTTMRILAGYLPATNGNARIAGYDVHENSLAVRQRIGYLPETPPLYPDMTVEGFLHFVARIKGVSAGDRPNKVLAAIKRCNLEDKQRVIIRKLSKGYRQRVGIAQAIVHDPPAIILDEPTVGLDPRQIIEVRNLIKSLAGTHTIILSTHILPEVSMTCSRVAIINRGKVVATNTPENLMTQLTGGSGYELEIEGEAALAKQVLQNVAGVSLIESIPTAGMHGHQPQANRAYLRVISQPGKEPGKDIVATLVRAGFGLHELRRVNATLEDVFLQLTTEEKKFETEVDLAADNEGEAA; from the coding sequence ATGATCGAAGTTGAACATCTAAGTAAAATATACGGCTCTACCTCAGCGATTACTGATGTTACTTTTAGCGTCGAACCTGGGGAAATTTTAGGGCTTCTTGGCCCCAATGGTGCTGGTAAAACCACAACCATGCGGATTCTGGCTGGTTATTTACCGGCAACAAATGGAAATGCCCGAATTGCTGGTTATGATGTCCATGAAAATTCCCTAGCTGTGCGCCAACGAATTGGTTACTTACCCGAAACACCGCCGTTATATCCAGACATGACGGTGGAGGGATTTTTGCATTTTGTCGCCCGAATTAAAGGAGTATCAGCGGGCGATCGCCCCAATAAGGTATTAGCCGCCATCAAACGCTGCAACTTAGAAGATAAGCAGCGAGTAATTATTCGCAAACTCTCTAAAGGATACCGCCAACGTGTCGGAATTGCTCAAGCGATCGTCCACGATCCACCGGCAATCATTCTCGATGAACCCACCGTTGGACTCGACCCCCGACAAATAATTGAGGTGCGGAATTTAATCAAAAGCCTCGCTGGTACTCACACAATTATCCTTTCCACGCACATTCTGCCAGAAGTGAGCATGACTTGTAGCCGCGTCGCCATCATCAATCGCGGTAAAGTTGTGGCAACTAATACACCTGAAAACCTGATGACTCAGTTGACAGGTGGCTCAGGATATGAATTAGAAATAGAAGGAGAAGCTGCTCTAGCCAAACAGGTATTGCAAAATGTTGCAGGTGTGAGTCTGATAGAATCAATTCCTACAGCCGGAATGCATGGACATCAACCGCAAGCAAATCGCGCTTACCTGCGGGTGATATCGCAACCAGGAAAAGAACCAGGAAAGGATATTGTTGCAACATTAGTGCGTGCAGGATTCGGTTTACATGAACTGCGGCGAGTTAACGCCACCTTAGAAGACGTGTTCTTGCAACTGACCACAGAAGAAAAAAAATTCGAGACTGAGGTAGACTTAGCAGCAGACAATGAAGGAGAGGCAGCGTAA
- the purU gene encoding formyltetrahydrofolate deformylase: MKNPTATLLISCPDQRGLVAKFANFIYSNGGNIIHADQHTDFAAGLFLTRIEWQLEGFNLPREFIAPAFNSIAQPLNAKWEIRFSDTVPRIAIWVSRQDHCLFDLIWRQRAKEFIAEIPLIISNHSNLKGVAEQFNIDFQHVLITKDNKSEQEAQQLELLRQYKIDLVVLAKYMQIVSADFISQFPQIINIHHSFLPAFIGANPYHRAFERGVKIIGATAHYATADLDAGPIIEQDVVRVSHRDEVDDLVRKGKDLERIVLARAVRSHLQNRVLVYGNRTVVFE, translated from the coding sequence ATGAAAAATCCAACAGCAACATTGCTGATTTCTTGCCCAGATCAACGGGGACTGGTAGCAAAATTTGCTAATTTCATCTATTCTAATGGTGGTAATATTATCCATGCAGATCAGCATACAGACTTTGCTGCTGGGTTATTCCTCACCCGCATTGAATGGCAACTAGAGGGGTTTAATTTACCGCGAGAATTTATTGCCCCGGCTTTTAATTCCATTGCCCAACCTCTAAATGCTAAGTGGGAAATACGTTTTTCTGATACGGTACCACGTATTGCTATTTGGGTAAGTCGGCAAGACCATTGTCTATTTGATTTGATTTGGCGACAACGCGCTAAAGAATTTATAGCTGAAATTCCTTTAATTATTAGCAACCATTCTAATTTAAAGGGAGTTGCAGAACAATTTAATATCGACTTTCAGCACGTTCTCATCACTAAAGACAATAAATCAGAACAAGAAGCCCAACAATTAGAATTACTCCGCCAGTACAAAATAGATTTAGTTGTCTTGGCGAAATATATGCAGATTGTTAGTGCAGATTTTATTAGTCAATTTCCGCAAATTATTAATATTCATCATTCATTTCTACCAGCTTTTATCGGTGCAAATCCATATCACCGAGCTTTTGAACGTGGGGTAAAAATTATTGGTGCGACGGCACATTATGCCACTGCTGATTTAGATGCAGGGCCGATTATTGAACAGGATGTAGTGCGAGTTAGTCACCGTGATGAAGTGGATGATTTGGTCAGAAAAGGCAAAGATTTGGAGAGAATTGTATTAGCAAGAGCGGTGCGATCGCACTTACAAAATCGTGTATTAGTCTATGGTAATAGAACAGTAGTATTTGAGTGA
- a CDS encoding ABC transporter permease, which yields MGVVLSNIIAIYRRELQSYFVSPLAYAIAGIFWFLSGFIFVSILQLIITDVAAKDLENQQYGIPAFIRDVPYEFLQSFLQWMVLLLLCVLPFLSMALYSEERKRGTLELLATSPITNWAVALGKLLAVLTWFTTMILPFLVFEAIAIGGTTPPMSPTIIVLGHIALILLAAAILSLGMFISSLTNSTILAAILTFTVNILLLFFDFITRNIGGAVGEALGHLSLVKQCNNLMQGIFDTSSLILFASYIILGIFLTAQSIDALRFQRQ from the coding sequence ATGGGTGTAGTACTGAGTAATATTATTGCCATTTATCGCCGAGAGTTACAGAGTTATTTTGTATCACCATTGGCTTATGCGATCGCAGGGATATTTTGGTTCTTATCTGGGTTTATATTTGTCTCGATTTTGCAGCTGATTATCACAGATGTCGCTGCCAAAGATTTAGAAAATCAACAATACGGCATACCTGCATTCATCAGAGATGTCCCCTATGAATTTTTGCAGTCATTCTTGCAATGGATGGTTTTGCTGTTATTATGCGTGCTACCGTTTCTTTCAATGGCACTTTACTCAGAAGAACGCAAACGCGGCACATTAGAACTGTTAGCTACATCGCCAATTACCAATTGGGCAGTAGCTTTAGGTAAATTATTAGCAGTGCTAACATGGTTTACCACCATGATTTTGCCATTTTTGGTATTTGAAGCGATCGCGATCGGTGGCACAACCCCCCCAATGTCACCCACAATTATCGTGCTAGGGCATATCGCATTAATCTTACTAGCAGCAGCAATTTTATCCTTGGGAATGTTCATTTCCTCTTTGACAAATAGCACAATTTTGGCTGCTATCCTCACATTCACAGTGAATATATTGCTATTATTCTTTGATTTCATCACTAGAAATATCGGTGGTGCAGTGGGAGAAGCTTTAGGTCATCTATCGTTAGTCAAACAGTGCAATAACTTGATGCAAGGAATTTTTGATACCAGCAGTTTAATTTTATTTGCTAGTTACATTATTTTAGGTATTTTTCTCACCGCTCAATCAATTGATGCACTCCGTTTCCAGCGTCAGTAA
- a CDS encoding Gldg family protein — MKIVAKKKLWQFLFWVGPFLFIVGLTAGLVSERWDLIPLAFIISGIVISGLWVVLQSQQNDWWKSRSTQASTNALVATLAMLVILGLINFLGNRYHLRVDLTETQLFSLAPESQQLVRSLPQPVKVWIFDINQNPQDRELLDIYRRQSSKFEFEYVDPQAKPGIAQRFGVRNVGEVYLESQNRKQLVQVINENERLSEIKLTNRLLQITSFSNAKVYFIQGHGEHQLASGKDAISQAVTALGERKYTTESLTLAQKGSVPQDASVVVVAGPKRDLFENEVKALDDYLNQGGNLLLMIDPGTDAKLGNLLAEWGVKLDNRLAVDISGQLVGRGPAEPIVTEYGQHPITKVFGNGISVYRLARPLQITPVAGIEATPLLLTKPYPESWAESDLQSENLQFNADKDLKGPLILGVALTKKLPIKLTSTPQPSPLPSPTTQTKASPKNPVSLLPSPTIQTKVSPKNPVSLLPSPTIQTKASPTVTASPLSSPTDDKSKQTATESRMVVLGNSDFATDGLFQQQLNGDVFLNSVTWLSQQDRQLLSISPKEPRNRRINLTNTQANFLALSSQWILPLIGLVAAAVIWWQRR, encoded by the coding sequence ATGAAGATAGTCGCGAAAAAGAAACTGTGGCAATTTCTGTTTTGGGTAGGCCCATTCCTATTTATTGTCGGCTTGACAGCTGGCTTAGTGTCTGAACGATGGGATCTAATACCACTAGCATTCATAATTTCGGGAATTGTCATCAGCGGGTTATGGGTAGTATTGCAAAGTCAGCAAAATGACTGGTGGAAAAGTCGTTCTACCCAAGCTAGTACTAATGCTTTAGTGGCGACTCTGGCAATGTTAGTCATTCTAGGATTGATTAACTTTTTGGGTAATCGCTATCATCTACGGGTAGACTTAACAGAGACTCAATTGTTTAGCCTTGCCCCCGAATCACAGCAATTAGTCCGTTCTTTACCACAGCCAGTTAAAGTTTGGATATTTGATATTAATCAGAACCCTCAAGACCGTGAATTACTGGATATTTATCGGCGACAAAGTTCAAAATTTGAGTTTGAGTACGTCGATCCCCAAGCTAAACCAGGAATAGCACAAAGATTTGGTGTCCGCAATGTGGGAGAAGTTTACTTAGAATCTCAGAATAGAAAGCAGTTGGTGCAGGTGATAAATGAGAATGAACGCTTGTCAGAAATTAAACTAACTAATCGGTTGCTGCAAATCACCAGTTTTAGTAATGCTAAAGTCTACTTTATCCAAGGTCATGGCGAACACCAACTCGCATCAGGTAAGGATGCAATTTCGCAAGCAGTCACGGCATTAGGTGAGAGGAAATATACCACTGAGTCGCTAACTTTAGCTCAAAAGGGAAGTGTCCCCCAGGATGCCAGCGTAGTCGTAGTAGCAGGGCCTAAAAGAGATTTGTTTGAGAATGAAGTTAAAGCTTTAGATGACTATCTCAATCAAGGCGGTAACTTGTTGCTGATGATTGATCCTGGAACCGATGCCAAACTCGGCAATTTGCTTGCAGAGTGGGGCGTGAAGTTAGATAATCGTTTAGCAGTTGATATATCGGGGCAATTAGTGGGACGTGGCCCTGCTGAACCCATAGTCACAGAATATGGGCAACATCCCATTACTAAAGTGTTTGGTAACGGTATTTCTGTTTATCGGTTGGCACGACCTCTACAAATTACCCCAGTAGCTGGTATCGAGGCTACTCCCCTGCTACTCACCAAACCCTATCCCGAAAGCTGGGCAGAAAGCGACCTGCAAAGCGAAAATTTGCAGTTTAATGCTGATAAAGACCTCAAAGGCCCTCTGATATTAGGTGTTGCTTTAACCAAAAAACTACCCATCAAATTAACTTCGACTCCCCAACCTTCACCACTACCATCACCAACCACTCAAACTAAAGCTAGTCCAAAAAACCCAGTTTCACTATTACCATCGCCAACCATCCAAACCAAAGTTAGTCCAAAAAACCCAGTTTCACTATTACCATCGCCAACCATCCAAACCAAAGCTAGTCCCACTGTTACAGCTTCTCCTCTTTCTTCTCCAACCGATGACAAATCTAAACAAACAGCCACCGAGTCACGAATGGTAGTGTTAGGAAACTCAGATTTTGCTACCGATGGCTTATTTCAACAACAGCTAAATGGAGATGTATTCCTCAACTCAGTCACTTGGCTAAGTCAGCAAGATCGGCAACTCCTATCAATTAGCCCCAAAGAACCAAGAAATCGTCGCATAAACCTGACAAATACTCAAGCTAATTTTTTAGCATTGTCCTCCCAGTGGATTTTGCCCCTAATTGGATTAGTGGCAGCAGCTGTTATCTGGTGGCAACGGCGGTAA
- a CDS encoding DUF4340 domain-containing protein has product MKLPKTTVILILLALGLGAFVYFYEIQGASVREESKEQKQKIFSFAEDDVQSLTVKTKKLTLNLERSPESSNPKWLIKSPISGPANDAIVSYLMDLLVKGNSNRTLSTPVKDLGEFALDQPITTINITLKNRQSHQLILGKSNFNGGFLYAEADPAAKPDGNINVLLVSTDFANAVNRDLSEWQQPVDNSQKLPPLIIPKPSPTNSK; this is encoded by the coding sequence ATGAAATTGCCGAAAACAACTGTAATTTTGATACTGTTAGCACTGGGTTTAGGCGCTTTTGTTTACTTCTATGAAATTCAGGGTGCAAGTGTACGAGAAGAAAGCAAGGAGCAAAAGCAGAAAATTTTCTCTTTTGCAGAAGATGATGTGCAATCTCTAACAGTCAAGACAAAAAAACTCACCCTGAATCTAGAACGTAGCCCTGAATCTAGTAATCCCAAATGGTTAATCAAATCTCCCATATCTGGCCCAGCAAATGATGCGATTGTTTCTTATTTGATGGATTTGTTGGTCAAAGGGAATAGTAACCGCACTTTATCAACTCCAGTAAAAGACCTTGGAGAATTTGCCCTAGATCAACCCATAACCACCATCAATATCACCCTAAAAAACCGACAAAGCCATCAGTTGATTTTAGGTAAATCTAACTTTAACGGAGGTTTCTTGTATGCTGAAGCTGACCCTGCTGCTAAACCCGATGGAAATATAAATGTACTGCTGGTATCTACAGATTTTGCAAATGCCGTGAATCGGGATTTATCAGAGTGGCAGCAACCTGTAGATAATAGTCAGAAACTGCCTCCGCTTATCATTCCTAAACCGAGTCCGACAAATAGCAAATAA
- a CDS encoding lipoxygenase family protein — protein MFTCGPQHAAVNYSQYEYMTFMPNMPLAAYKQITAEGTI, from the coding sequence ATCTTCACCTGTGGGCCGCAACACGCTGCTGTGAACTACTCGCAATATGAATATATGACTTTCATGCCAAATATGCCTCTTGCTGCTTATAAACAAATCACAGCAGAAGGTACTATATAA
- a CDS encoding deoxyribodipyrimidine photo-lyase, 8-HDF type translates to MSDLILFWHRRDLRISDNTGLAAAKRQSPKVVGVFCLDPHILERDDIAPVRVTYMIGCLQKLQERYAQIGSQLLILHADPVQAIPALAEALNAKAVFWNWDVEPYSQKRDRNIINALKEKGIEFLNQNWDQILNSPDEIRTGGNSPYTVYTPFWKNWITKPKANPVETPQNVEGLTEAEQKIAKLAGAIALPSAKDLGFIWDEPLIIAPGEAAAQERLEEFTYKAIVEYQEQRNFPAVDGTSQLSAALKFGVIGIRTVWQATIEALENSPSEETAVNIRTWQQELAWREFYQHAMYNFPELADGAFRDTFKNFPWETNEEHFQAWCEGRTGYPIVDAAMRQLNESGWMHNRCRMIVASFLTKDLLINPQLGEKYFMQKLIDGDLSANNGGWQWSASSGMDPKPVRIFNPASQTQKFDPEGEYIRQWVSELRSVDTEYLVTGKIPPLERHAVEYPDPIVDHKIQQQKFKQLYQQQKNSLH, encoded by the coding sequence ATGTCTGACTTAATTCTGTTTTGGCATCGGCGCGATTTACGCATTTCTGACAATACGGGACTGGCTGCGGCTAAACGGCAGAGTCCAAAGGTGGTGGGCGTGTTTTGCCTCGATCCGCATATTCTAGAACGTGATGATATTGCTCCTGTGAGAGTAACTTACATGATTGGGTGTTTGCAGAAACTCCAAGAGCGATATGCTCAAATTGGTAGCCAGTTATTAATACTCCATGCCGATCCTGTACAAGCGATACCAGCTTTAGCAGAGGCATTAAATGCCAAAGCTGTTTTTTGGAATTGGGATGTAGAACCTTATTCGCAAAAACGCGATCGCAATATTATAAACGCCCTCAAAGAAAAAGGTATTGAGTTTCTTAATCAAAACTGGGATCAAATCCTCAATTCCCCAGACGAGATCCGCACTGGTGGTAACAGTCCTTACACTGTTTACACCCCCTTCTGGAAAAATTGGATTACCAAACCGAAAGCGAACCCAGTAGAAACACCGCAAAATGTTGAGGGTTTAACAGAAGCTGAACAGAAAATTGCAAAACTTGCAGGAGCGATCGCATTACCTTCAGCAAAAGATTTAGGGTTTATTTGGGATGAACCATTAATTATTGCACCGGGAGAAGCAGCGGCGCAAGAACGATTAGAAGAATTTACTTATAAAGCTATTGTTGAATACCAAGAACAACGAAATTTCCCCGCAGTTGACGGCACATCGCAACTGAGTGCAGCTTTAAAATTTGGCGTAATTGGCATTCGCACCGTTTGGCAAGCCACTATAGAAGCACTAGAAAACAGCCCCAGTGAGGAAACAGCAGTTAATATTCGCACATGGCAACAAGAATTAGCTTGGCGGGAATTTTATCAACATGCAATGTATAACTTCCCGGAATTAGCTGATGGTGCTTTTCGCGACACCTTTAAGAACTTTCCTTGGGAAACTAATGAAGAACATTTCCAAGCTTGGTGTGAAGGAAGAACTGGCTACCCCATTGTAGATGCAGCAATGCGCCAGTTAAACGAAAGCGGCTGGATGCATAACCGTTGTCGAATGATTGTTGCTAGTTTCCTCACCAAAGACTTACTAATTAATCCCCAATTGGGAGAAAAATACTTTATGCAGAAGCTGATTGATGGTGATTTATCTGCTAATAATGGCGGTTGGCAATGGAGTGCTTCTAGCGGTATGGATCCTAAACCTGTGCGGATTTTCAACCCAGCCAGTCAAACACAAAAATTTGATCCAGAGGGAGAATATATTCGGCAATGGGTATCAGAATTGCGGTCTGTAGATACAGAATATTTAGTTACTGGGAAGATTCCACCTTTAGAACGTCATGCTGTTGAATATCCTGATCCAATTGTGGATCATAAAATACAGCAACAAAAGTTTAAACAGCTTTATCAACAGCAAAAAAATAGTCTTCACTAG